A stretch of the Fusarium musae strain F31 chromosome 2, whole genome shotgun sequence genome encodes the following:
- a CDS encoding hypothetical protein (MEROPS:MER0001288), with product MKFLNTLLYGALLFSEVSATKKLTPSQVEGDIKKSNLRKTLEDLNTIAKKNGGNRAFGFPGYKASVDYISKQLKGQYGKHLNTYIQPFNYTFEQTKDIWVRGPDGEDVYVVTLIYNVGTPTPDGVTAPLVLVPIDDERGSGCFADQWEDVDAKDKLALVKRGSCAISDKLKLAKQAGALGVLLVNNQPGEGITSATLSAENLELIVPVGVIPLEVGTAWRTRIEDGETLEVTLLVDSFYETRETWNIIAETKQGDPNNVVMMGAHLDSVQAGPGINDDGSGTAGILEIAKSFTKYTGYKNKVRFAWWGAEESGLAGSYYYGEQLTEEEADSIRFYFNYDMIGSPKPKYWVQASKPADRVGGDILAAWLRKKGKTVEWEEFGESSDYAAFVELGIPSSGIFTGADAETDPCYHLECDTINNIHWGALTLNTKAAGRAAAQFALSLKGVPARDKTSANPKSKRAVAARFEQWQKKKTLASNAHKCNHKTKVVV from the exons ATGAAGTTTCTCAATACTTTGCTCTACGGagctctcctcttctccgagGTGTCGGCTACCAAAAAACTGACTCCCAGTCAAGTTGAGGGTGACATTAAAAAGTCCAA TCTTCGCAAGACTCTCGaagacctcaacaccatcgccaaAAAGAACGGTGGTAATCGTGCCTTTGGCTTCCCCGGCTACAAGGCCTCTGTCGACTACATCtccaagcagctcaagggCCAATACGGAAAGCATCTCAACACTTACATCCAGCCCTTCAACTACACCTTCGAGCAGACCAAAGATATCTGGGTCCGAGGCCCCGATGGCGAGGACGTCTATGTCGTTACCCTCATCTACAACGTCGGTACACCTACTCCCGATGGTGTCACTGCCCCTCTTGTTCTCGTCCcaattgatgatgagcgcGGATCTGGTTGCTTCGCGGACCAATGggaggatgttgatgctAAGGATAAACTCGCTCTTGTTAAGCGCGGCTCGTGTGCTATCTcggacaagctcaagctcgcAAAGCAGGCTGGCGCTCTTGGTGTTCTCCTTGTCAACAACCAGCCTGGCGAGGGCATCACCAGTGCGACTCTTAGTGCGGAGAACCTTGAGCTCATCGTCCCTGTTGGTGTGATTCCTCTAGAAGTTGGAACTGCTTGGAGAACACGCATTGAGGATGGTGAGACGCTCGAGGTCACTTTGCTGGTGGACTCTTTCTATGAGACCCGTGAGACCTGGAACATCATCGCGGAGACTAAGCAGGGTGATCCCAACAAcgttgtcatgatgggtgCTCATCTTGACAGTGTCCAAGCTGGTCCCGGtatcaatgatgatggtAGTGGAACAGCCGGTATTCTTGAGATTGCCAAGTCTTTCACCAAGTACACTGGCTACAAGAACAAGGTCCGCTTTGCTTGGTGGGGTGCTGAAGA GAGTGGCCTTGCGGGATCATACTACTACGGCGAGCAACTcaccgaggaggaagctgaCAGCATCCGATTCTACTTCAACTATGACATGATCGGTTCTCCTAAGCCCAAGTACTGGGTACAGGCTAGCAAGCCCGCTGACCGAGTTGGAGGAGATATCCTGGCTGCTTGGCTCcgcaagaagggcaagaccGTCGAGTGGGA GGAGTTTGGCGAATCCTCCGACTACGCCGCCTTCGTCGAACTCGGTATCCCCTCCTCCGGAATCTTCACTGGCGCTGATGCTGAGACCGATCCTTGCTACCACTTGGAATGcgacaccatcaacaacatccactgGGGTGCTTTgaccctcaacaccaaggctGCTGGCCGTGCTGCTGCCCAGTTCGCTCTTAGCCTCAAAGGCGTTCCTGCACGAGACAAGACCTCTGCTAACCCCAAGAGCAAGCGAGCTGTTGCGGCGCGTTTTGAGCAgtggcagaagaagaagactcttGCTAGCAATGCGCATAAGTGCAACCATAAGACCAAGGTTGTTGTCTAA